TTGCCCGGTCCGGTTCACGGTGATGGACATTAATTATAGATTTGCTTTCGGTCGTGGAGTGACCAACTGGGTTGGATGAGTTGGTGCAAATGTGCACACGCGGAAACTCTGTGCAATTAAATACCCCACCTCACCCGGAAGGCATTATTCAGCGGTAGTTTATGGAGAGAGAATTATGTTGCATTTTTGAGTGCAATTGGTCCGAACCGTAGACAGTTGTATGGTTGGTTGGCTTTCGGTCAGTTGTATAACAGATTTCGGCAGGAAAGAATCTTTCCTTCCCGTGCGAATAGTTGAAATGAGTTTACCGATACGAGCTTTAGTAGTTtgcctgttgtttgtttcggtggTTTCAGAGATTGCAGAGAGCgttattaacaaaacaaattgtgaAAAGGATGGAACATTCAACAGTAAGTATCAGTAACATTTAACAGTATTTCTTAAATTCATTATTGTGTGAGCATTCTTTTTACACTGTTTCTACTGCCTCATTTTGCTAACCAATCATTTTTGGAGTAAATGTTGCTCCAAGAATCAAGACAGATTTTATCTGTCAGTTATAAGAATTTGGAATCCATTATTCAATTCCTAATCTTTTTGAAAGCGACTTGACTCTACAGATAAGAGGCAGTGGCTTCCGGATCTTTATGTAAACCGGTTTACGTTCGTCATCCCTAGAACTATAGAGAATTTTTAAAGTCGCAAGACTCAGTAACATTTCTGGAATATAAATCCAGATCGAAACTCAGGATGACGGAGAATACTACAGTTCTGTTGGGATATTTAGCCTTGATACTTTATAAGCACTCTTAACTACGTGGAGTCGGGCATTCCTGCAAGAGTCCGACATGCAGCAGGTCCGgcaatagtagtagtagctgataaataagtaaatcgtcttatcaaatatttaacaaactcATTATttgctctctatctctctctctctttctttttctgtacTGCTATCCTCAACTCGgtcctaaaacaaaaaaatcccagtCACGGCTTACTACCAGATGCCTCCGCTCTATCTCTACGACGATTACGATCGCTGCCTAGAGGAATTTCCGGTGCGTGCCACGTACTGTTTGGTAGACAGTTGGATCGTTCCAAACGACACCATACCACTATGGTCCGTGATAGAGCAATTTTCCAACGATACGAAACGTAGCTTCCGGCATGACCGACTACAGCGAGGTCTCTGTATGAACCGCTGCCATCAGCTAATGAGCAAGTTCGATCGCCGCACCCAGATGAAGTACTTCCAGTCACGCTTCGAAGTGAAAGATTTTCAGGAGGTAAAACAATGAAGACATTAGAGCAGAATGGGTGCCAAGcacagaatgttttttttctaatcgaATTCTAACCTCGTCCAACAGATTACGTTCGATCCGAATACGTTCCGTGAGGCGCTCGATTGGCGTAACCGGTACCGCCGTTTAGCCAATCAGTGTGTCAATTACGAGCTGAAGCGTCAGTACTCCTTGATGGCATACAGCACCGTCGAATATTGTGTGACGAATCGGCAGCAAGCAGAACGGGACGTGCTCGTGTCCGGGTTGCCATCGTCCGCGGAAGCTTTAGGTGACATTGCCAAACGATGAAATATGTATTTCTATTCACTCACGTACTCACTCACGGCTCACGATTCCAGATGAGATTGATGTTGTGTTTCTACTTATTTTGGGTGTGCTGTTCGTCCTCACGCTGATCTCCACCGTGTACGATTGTAGCCGGTATCGCCAAACAAAATCACACGGTACGGTTACGGATGGATTAAGCGATTACTATCGATCCGGCCTCGAACGGCCCGGCGTAAGCCGatgtatgtgtgataacaatCGAAGTGCGAATAGAAACTTCATGTCCACTTCTCTCCTACAAACAGGGACCATTCTGCTGGTTGCGTTCTCCCTTCCCCGGAACTGGCAGCTACTGACAACGGCACGGAAAAAGGCGACCACATCCTCGAAAGATTTGCGCTTCATACAGTCGGTGCGATTTCTGGTGATGTATCTCGTCATCGCCGGCCACTCCATGCTGTTTAATTGTATCTTCCCGCTGCACAATCCACAGTACGTCGAGCTGGTAAGATGATGGTTTTGGAAGGAGTTCATAATACGGTTCCGGCTGGAAAGGTTAACCAGATAACCATTAAATTTGCGATTGCTCGGTCCCTCTGCAGAACTACCGCCGGCTCATTACGATGCTTATCTTCAACGGTATTACGGTGGTGCAAACGTACTTCACCATAAGCGGATTTTTGCTGGCCGTTCATTTCGTGGATTTTGCCGAGAAACAGCGGACCTTCCGTTTGTGGGACTTTCTGCAAAGCATCCTGTACCGGTTTTTAAGGTAAGGCTGTTTTGTCTGATTGATTCTTGTAAAAGGCGAGGAGTTTTGCGTGAATTTTGGACGGATGTTCTAGAAGCATAGAAGATTCAAATCTTTTGGGTGAGCTAACATCACACCAAGGAACTCTACTTTGTACTTCATGCGAGACTTACCTCGAAGAGATATATTCCAGTGCCGTTGCTGACAAATAGctgctgtttttcgttttctcctTTAGATTAACACCAGTctatgggtttatgatgcttCTTGACGCTTCCTGGTTGATCCGAATGCAGGATGGACCGGTCTGGAAGCGTGTAGCCGAAACCGAACGTACCTACTGTAGAGCAAACTGGTGGGCTAATGTGCTGTATGTGAACAACTACGTCACCGTATCGGAACCGGTAGGTTGTGCAGGTTTATCGACAATACCCGCGGTATACTACATTCGCCCGCCATACCTTGGACAGGCATATCGTACCAGCATGATGGCTATTAAATGCCACGTACCGTTAACACTAATTGTACTTATCATTATTGTGCCGCGCGTAATAATTGTACAATTTGCACACCCTCTTTTAGACGATTAGGAGCGGTATAGTTTCATTGccatttagtttattttaatgagttGATATTTGTCCAGTGTACGCTGGTGAAAATGTGTATTTAACTATCGACTTGTCGATAATGGCCGCTAATGTCGTTCACTATTTGCTTGTTATTAGTGCGTAACTACTAAATGAAAGGGAAACTGTTCGAAATCAATTTCTACATCTTAAATTTCGTCATTTTCTCGTTCCAGTGCTTGCAACAGACCTGGTACCTTGCAACGGACTTTCAACTGTTTATCATCGGGCTTGCCTTGCTGGCACTTACATGGCGCTATTCGAAGCTACTCAAACCTTTGCTAGCACTGGCCGGGGCGGGAGCACTCCTAACACCGGCCATCGTCACATACGTCAATCGGTTTGAAGGAGTCGTAATCTTACGGCCCGAGTAAGTGTCCTTTCGGTGCGAAATGCCACCAGTAATGGGGGTTTGATTTGAAGCCGTAAAGCATAAACTGGCCCTGTGTGGTTCCGTGtttgttctttctttcccCCATAACTCCCAAAAGAGCCCTCAAGTATGTGCTGTGGTATGATGCAATGTATCGCAAGATGTACATTCCGACGCACACCAATTTCGGCAGCTATCTGGCCGGGTTGATGGCCGGTTTGATGTACC
This Anopheles marshallii chromosome 3, idAnoMarsDA_429_01, whole genome shotgun sequence DNA region includes the following protein-coding sequences:
- the LOC128711247 gene encoding nose resistant to fluoxetine protein 6-like — translated: MSLPIRALVVCLLFVSVVSEIAESVINKTNCEKDGTFNITAYYQMPPLYLYDDYDRCLEEFPVRATYCLVDSWIVPNDTIPLWSVIEQFSNDTKRSFRHDRLQRGLCMNRCHQLMSKFDRRTQMKYFQSRFEVKDFQEITFDPNTFREALDWRNRYRRLANQCVNYELKRQYSLMAYSTVEYCVTNRQQAERDVLVSGLPSSAEALDEIDVVFLLILGVLFVLTLISTVYDCSRYRQTKSHGTVTDGLSDYYRSGLERPGVSRWTILLVAFSLPRNWQLLTTARKKATTSSKDLRFIQSVRFLVMYLVIAGHSMLFNCIFPLHNPQYVELNYRRLITMLIFNGITVVQTYFTISGFLLAVHFVDFAEKQRTFRLWDFLQSILYRFLRLTPVYGFMMLLDASWLIRMQDGPVWKRVAETERTYCRANWWANVLYVNNYVTVSEPCLQQTWYLATDFQLFIIGLALLALTWRYSKLLKPLLALAGAGALLTPAIVTYVNRFEGVVILRPEALKYVLWYDAMYRKMYIPTHTNFGSYLAGLMAGLMYHKLKRADFNAVRHRGFLVLWYASLPAAIVLLLSAYIFYAYDFAKPAIWIAVYAALAKNLWGALFGVLFVGVAFGVGGFLRATLNNSIFRPLGKVTYCVFLCHLFVIRVTLGNVRQPIYVSDMRILVSTSSTLVLAYIMGTLMCLLIELPFSNIQKHVFFFKKENIYKEEIQLVSNGCTSQSDCLGNKETKETSGES